CTCGGTCCGCTCAACCCTGAACTGGCAATCCTCGGCGGGACGAAGCTGACGGCCGACGGGACGTACGGCGTGCTCGCCAACGGCGTCGTCGTCGGGTTCATCGCGATGGTGCCGTTCCTCAACAAGGGGAGCGCGCGTCGACCCGTCGAGCAGCCGTTCTGGGCCGCCGTCGGCGTCGCCGGCGTCGTCTTCGCGTTCACCATCAGCATCCTGGCCATCAAGAACCTCTTCCCGGGGAACGTCCACCTGCTGTTCGACCTGACGTTCCTCGCGCCCATCGTCTTCGGCTTCATCACGTACGCCGTCCTGAAGACGATGCGCGAGGGGTACATGTACGACCTCAACAAACGCTACTACCGGCTCCGACCGCCGAAGTAGCCTCGAACGACCGCGCGGTCCCGCCGCGTCGCGAAAGGCCCTTTTTCTCTCCGTCCCAACGTTCGTCGATGACCGACGGAGACGGGACGAGCGTCGACTCCGCACCGACCCCGAGCGGCGACGGGAACGAGCGCGGGGACGGGAGCGGGAACCGGAACCGCGGCGGCCGCCGGGACGTGGTCGTCCCGATGCGACTCTACAAGACGGTGACCGTCTTCTCGACGCTCATCGCCGTCGGCAGCGTCGTCGTCGGCTTCATGTTCCTCGACGCGGCGACGCTGAACGTGAGCTTCCTCGGCGCGATCGTGACGGGAGCGCTGTCGCTCGTCGGCGTCTCGGTGGCCGACGGCGTGATGAGCACGGCGCTGGCCGTCGTCGGACTCGCCGGCATCGCCTTCGGCGCCGGGGTGTACACCCTCGGGACGCGCTTTCGCGCTCGGGGAATGGGAAAGTCTCAAGAGGACTCCGACGAAGCATCAGACAACAATGGCTGACGAGTTCATCAAGGGACTCGGTATCTTCACCGCCTCGGGTCTCGGTTGGATGGTGCTGGCCGGGTGGTACCGAACGAGCAGTTTCGAGAGCACCAAACAACTCATCGAGTCCGCCGAGAGCAGCGGAACGCTGTTCGACGCGATGGGCATCGCGCTGATGGACGCGTTCCTTTACTTCGCGCTCCTCGGTGCGCTGACGTTCTGGCTGCTCATCCCCGCCGGACGGCAGGCGCGTTCGGCCATCCGGGACCGACGCTCGCAGTAACGCCGCCTCTCCTCTCATCGCTCGTCGGCGAGCGTCCGCGAACGCCGCGAGCGACGCCCCGCGGGCGCGTCAGATTGGAAAAACTCTAATGAGTCGTACACGGAGAGTGGGGTATGCAACCGCTACAGTTCCTCGTCCCACTCGATGGCATCGACGCCATCGAACCGGCGCTCAAGTACGCCATCGTGGTGCTGGTCCTCGTCAACATGGTGACGCGGATACTCGCGCACCGCTCGCACGTCAAGCAGGCCGACGAGGACGACGGAGAGGGAGCGCTCTCGCGGTACCTCCCGCACACCGTGACGACGCTTCTCCTCGTGTTCGCGTCGTTCCTGTTCCTCTTCATCGACCCGCATCCGGGCGCGGTGCTGTCGGTGCTCGTGCTCGGTCTGTTCCTGACGGACTTCTTCGAGTTCGAATCGCGCCGCGTCGAGGCGCGCTCGAAGGCGCTCGAACTGGAGCGGCCGAAGGCGGCGCTCGGAGCGTCCGTTCTCGTGCTCCTGTACGCGGCGTACCAGAGCTTCTTCTTCGTCATCGCCCCCGTCTGGAACGCCCTCATCTGAACCCGGGGCGCGCCGACGGCGGTCCGCTCTCTGGTCCGTTCTCCTCGCGTCGACACCGCGAGCCACCCGCACGAGGGCGCCGCGCTACGAGTCGTCCCCGAGACGGAGGAAGGGAAGGTGACCGTCCACGGAGAGTTCGACGGGGGCGTGCGGCGGGACCGGTCGGCGCTCCTCGGCGTCGACGATGAGCGAGACGGACGCCTCGTCGCGTTCGACCGAGAGGACGACCGGGAGGCGGAACACCCACGAGTCCGGCAGCGTCGTGTACGGAGCGATGGGGACGGCGACGACGCCCGTATCGGGAGCGAGCGTCGGGCCGCCGGCCGCGCGGGCGTAGCCGGTGCTGCCGAGGGGCGTAGCGACCACCACGCCGTCCGCGCGGAACGAGTCGACCCGCTCTTCGGGCGTCGAGATGGCGTACTCGGAGATGCGCGCCGGCGCGTCGGTCATCAGCGTCACGTCGGCGAGCGCGGTGCCCGCCCTCTCCCCGTCGACGGCGACGGAGAGGGCGGGGTGAGAGACCACCCGCCCCTCGCCCGCCCGGAGCCGTCGAACCGCCTCGCCGACGCGTTCGGGGGGGACGGACTGGCGGCCGACGGCGCAGTCGACCGGGAGAATCGGCGTCGACACGTCCGCGGCGGCGAGGGAGAGGAGGGCGTCCTCGCCGACGGCGAAGAGGGCGTCCGCGTCGGGGCGCGCGCCCGCGCCGGTCCGTTCGGTCGGACTCCCGGCGCCCGCGGGTCGGTCGTGCGGGTCCCGTCCCGTCCCGTTCCCCGCGTCGCGACGAACG
This Halogeometricum sp. S3BR5-2 DNA region includes the following protein-coding sequences:
- a CDS encoding DUF7315 family membrane protein produces the protein MTDGDGTSVDSAPTPSGDGNERGDGSGNRNRGGRRDVVVPMRLYKTVTVFSTLIAVGSVVVGFMFLDAATLNVSFLGAIVTGALSLVGVSVADGVMSTALAVVGLAGIAFGAGVYTLGTRFRARGMGKSQEDSDEASDNNG
- a CDS encoding DUF7314 family protein produces the protein MADEFIKGLGIFTASGLGWMVLAGWYRTSSFESTKQLIESAESSGTLFDAMGIALMDAFLYFALLGALTFWLLIPAGRQARSAIRDRRSQ
- a CDS encoding DUF7313 family protein codes for the protein MQPLQFLVPLDGIDAIEPALKYAIVVLVLVNMVTRILAHRSHVKQADEDDGEGALSRYLPHTVTTLLLVFASFLFLFIDPHPGAVLSVLVLGLFLTDFFEFESRRVEARSKALELERPKAALGASVLVLLYAAYQSFFFVIAPVWNALI
- a CDS encoding NAD(+)/NADH kinase, whose product is MTRDAPVVVVRGDGDADAADAVADAVAAAGGVVRRDAGNGTGRDPHDRPAGAGSPTERTGAGARPDADALFAVGEDALLSLAAADVSTPILPVDCAVGRQSVPPERVGEAVRRLRAGEGRVVSHPALSVAVDGERAGTALADVTLMTDAPARISEYAISTPEERVDSFRADGVVVATPLGSTGYARAAGGPTLAPDTGVVAVPIAPYTTLPDSWVFRLPVVLSVERDEASVSLIVDAEERRPVPPHAPVELSVDGHLPFLRLGDDS